In Vicia villosa cultivar HV-30 ecotype Madison, WI linkage group LG7, Vvil1.0, whole genome shotgun sequence, the DNA window GGCAACTCTCTATTCGTGGGTCAGTTGGTCAAGATCATCACGTTGGTTCTGATTGGTTGGGTGCGCCACTATGGGTCCCACGTGCGCCGTTTTGGTTCACGgtcatgttttgtttttttatttattttatttgtttgctTGATAACTAATAATCACAGCGCAGGTGGTTGAAGGATAAGATTAATGGCCAGCAAAACCTTGGTTCGAGTCCCAGTTGCGCCCCTTTAATTTTTATGGTGATTTACCACAAGATCCAGCGCATGGTGTCTATGAAACCTCATCGTACAACCTCCGATCAGGACCGTCAGATCATAATCAAGGCATAATCTAATGGTCACAATGGCAAGGATCATCATACACCTTCAAGTGCCAGTCACACATAATCATagctaagtattttttttaattcctttttaattttaattgcataaacaatttatttatgttccttttcttttttattataacttttttatttattttaataaataaattagttttATAGTGAAATTATAACCATTGATTATTTAATCGAAAGTCTGATTTTCTTATAATATTAaagttatttttagtttttttaataattattttgggGCAACCATTTAATTTTgggctaattaaaattatttttatgccttaaaccctgattttagcatgataattaatcACTGTCCTCTGGTAGGTGTTttccactaacgcatttttaagccttataaaccttttgggtcataataagttttcttaaaaaccTTTTAGGTTCATATTAGGGTTTGTAAGATTTAGATCagtcaatgcactaacctttttctttctttgttcaaattttcaggattaatcaagattctccgattacgcgccatgccaatcaaaaagctaagttccgatcctgttcttatttaaatttaatttttattaatttttacttttgccttataggttcaattagggtttatttcataTGTTAAGGAACTTCtcttacactcacccctattattttcattttaattttcagggtcaatcgaaggttcgagggagatcaaggcattcaatgtttaaaactaattattggtccttcttattttttctgtttgttaattttccccatccccgcaggtgtttattgtaatagcgtaggaactttaatttccgctcattttaaactgcgtggttagtaatcctagggagtgtaaACCctaaattgaatcacgtgattgttgcacccacacacctttagggtaattcctctcgtTTCCTTGTTGCctatgttgcctgttgcctctaagtatactaaatagtcaaagtctcccgattccgaggatacttaaagcaatgttgcctgtcgccttcaaagttattgaaactccctcgatgttgccatataaaatgattgtcccaaattgctaaggtatcctcgcatgatgcctaaaagataaaatgactattatattcttccctcagactacctgcctctctatggcatgggacagtcttatgacgaacgaactctcgatgacccttcaacctccaaatgaaaggcttcccgccctcttatggcatggatagaccctttcgccatgaaaagctaaaagaacgaattttaaaacttagggtagttgctattaattggttgctctttttcaaattcaaatttaaaacatTTTCCCACTCCTttacaaaatcaaattcaaaaagactatgcttatttacaagctaaagttcttcttcaaagtttttacttttcacacctccttttcaaacatttcaaaacaaacaagtgagctaagcaattaagagcccatggataaccatggatgcaaagggtgccttagaccttccctttgtataacttaccccccgaactcaaaatctttcaaaggttttttttctgttcttttagcctttcctaaattggataaaataaaagtcggtgacgactcttgctatccacacattttcaaataaagtcagttcaccgtattacagtggaAATTTTGTTTTAGCGAAGGGTCTTCACCTCGGTTGGTAGTTCTACTCTAGAGAaaatttctgttttttttataaatatgacTTTTTAATATTTTACCTAATTTTTCATTTTAACCTGTTATTTTTTGAGGTGTAACCTAAATTACACATTTTTCAGAAACAAAAGCAAATGACATATTTAGAAAACAAAACTATATATACCTTAAGAACCAAACGGTATACTTTTTGTACTAAAATGCATCCTTTACACCAAAATAAAAGTATCACACATATCTTTATTTAGAGACCACAAATCAGCTTGGCGATTGAGAATGCAAATTATCATGCATGGAGGACATGTGCATCAACTTTCCTACCACCTTGAATGAATCAATATGACTAGTAGGACAAGTTTTACATGCAACTATAGCTATGCATTTAGTGGATAGTTCATTTCTCATGTCTTAAAGTAAACATGCTCAATAGCAAGTGTTATTTAGTTgatgtttttcaaaatatccaaaaacgtTTTCGAAAACATGATTTACGGTGCTTCatttatattttctaaaaaataagttaaatagAGGAGGTTATTTTACATACgtctttttgaaaacatcataaaaAACATCCAAAAAGATCcattagaaaatttatttttgactTTTAATATAATAGAAGTATCCTACCAAAATTTTAGTATATAAAAAACTAAGCTaccaaaaattattttcaaaaaggttaaaattgatttttttcaagGCCTCTTAGTGTATTATGAAATGgatgaaattattattattatttcttttaaaacaaTTATGTTGGTTTATGCAGTAGATTTCTTACAATAAAGTCATGTGTTTCATTTATTTTACAAGATCTATCATTTGGAGTTTGATTATAGTCATTATCCTTTATGAGTATGATTATTCTATCATTAGACTTTTTTTATAGGTTCCAAAAACTATAAAGTTTATTTACTTGattgtatttcttttttttttcaaattatgttttagttttagttttttctatttttttaatatagcTAATTTAGTTCACTATTTGTTAAATATTACAAACACACTTCACCCACTAAAAACGACAAACTAAAACAACCTAAGAGAAAACACATATTACTAAATATCAAAGCAACATTTGATCAAGCTAGATGTCACGCCAACCAGACCACCATCATTAAAACATAAACTCCTAACGAGACGTCTTAGCCCATAACTAATCCTTGTACTGAGATAAAAACTCAAGATCCACTATTAGTTAAGGCAAATGATAAGGTTGTGAACCAATTTAAAAAATGAACACGAATTCATCACAGGTCTACCAAGAAACCCCTACATTGGTAGACAAATAGTTTTTTCCTTCACTTTTTTCACATTTATTAAAGAACCACAAAATAGTGTCATTATAAGCAATCAAAAAAGAACAAACATCTGCATATCATACCCTAACATAATCACCCATACTCTATGACCTACCActtaacaaaatagaaaatacaaaaataaacatAAGATCAACATCCTAATCCAACCACTTAACAATTCAATGCCATACAATCCAAGCTAAATGAAGATTTACATTTAAAAATTCAAGCTCTTATATGTAAAATATACACATAACAATAAAAAAGAATAGGGAACCTTAATTTTATCATtatatgtaatttattttatCCAACTTTAATTATATGAGTAGTAGTCACAACATACAACCCGTAATATTATATGGTAAATAACTTAACAccagtaataaataaatatatttaataaagatTCACCTCTAATAAGTTTATAATTTTCTTCAATACTATATAAATACTTCATAgtgtaatataatttctaattgcACTTGGACTGTTATTAACATCATtcacaaataaattaaatttataacaaattatattgtatatgattttaGATTTATCATCTTGGTCAATTATCAATTTTATCAAGCTTTTTAAATTTACCCAGCaatgttattatttaattttatccacaattttttgtcaaataaaatatataagcTTTTACTTTAATCGTGTTCATACTTATCGGTGTCACCTCTTTTCCTAAATTCAATTTAGTTGTGTCAAATATTTGAGGAAATAGTACATGATAAAGCAAAGGAGGCATATTATATGCTTTAACATTGTTATGCACAAAAGAGAATCAATTTGAGAAATGTTACCATAATATTCGAATATTAAATATAATGGTGAATTTTCTCCATGACTGTAATTTGCACAAAATAAATTGATAACTAAAAGACACATTGGTATCACACAAGCTTGGAAGATAATATGGCTTCGTGCATGGATGCCATGTAGAAGATAAAACAAATTAGTTTAGATTCCCTTATAGATTCCACAATTGAGCATGGAGGGTGAGAATGCAAATTGTCATGCATGGAGGACATGTGCACAAGTTTCCTACCCACTTGGTGGAATGAGTATGATTAATAGGACAAATCTTGCATGCAGCTATAGTAGTTATGCATTTATCTATATAAAGAGAACCTTGTATATGTTTTAAATACACTCACTTAAACACCCCACAATTATCATTTCTTTATATCTAGGAAAATGAAGTTCGCACATGTATATGTTTTAGCTTCATTTTGTGTAAGTTTGTTGTTTTCATACTCTTTAGCTTGATTATGGCATATgcatgtatttttttaataaaatcagatGAGTAAAAAACTCCTTAATTTTGTAACCCAACATTCATAGATAATATGTGAATATTTTTTCTAGATTGCTTTTGTCGGAATTGGTGTGACACTATCAGGAGAAGATTATTGGCAAACGATATACATTTACACCAAAATAAAAGTATCACACGTATCATTTACACCAAAATAAAAGTATCACACGTATCTTTATTTAGAGACCACAAATCAACTTGGCGATTGAGAATGCAAATAATCATGCACGGAGGACATGTGCATCAACTTTTCTACCACCTTGAATGAATCAATATGACTAGTAggacaagttttgcatgcaactATAGTTATGCATTTAATGGATCGTTCATTTCTCATGTCTTAAAGTAAACATGCTCAATAGCAAGTGTTATTTAGTTGATGTTTTTCAAAATCTCCAAAAAAGTTTTCGAAAATATGATTTACGGTACTtcattgatattttttaaaaaataacttaaatagaGGATGATATTTTACATATATCTTTTTGAACACATCATAAAACACTTCCAAAAGGATCCAttagaaaatttaattttaaactttTAATATATAAGAAGTATCCTTCCAAAATTTTAGTAGATAAAAAACTAAGCTACCAAAGATTATTTTCAAAATGGTTAAAATTGAATTTTTCAAGGCCTCTTAGTGTCTTATAAAATGGatggaattattattattttttcttttaaaaacaatTCTATTGGTTTATGATGTAGATTTCTTACAATAAAGTCATGTGTTTCATTTATTTTACAAGATCTAGCATTTGGAGTTTGATTATAGTCATTATCCTTTATGAGTATGATTATTCTATCATTAGACTTTTTTGATAGgtttcaaaaacaataaattttatttaacacTCGACACTCTTTTTTCCACATGACCTTTATCCTGGGAAAATTATTATCTTGGGTAACAGTGAATCTGCTGGAAACACAGTGTGACCATTCACTGAACCAAAACAAGGTGTTACAGATTCCATAGgttgaaaaataaagaaagacAGAGTCTTGATATAACTTTTGTAAGAGCCCAACCGCTAAAGGAGAACAAAAACATTTAGTCTTATCTTTGGGATCCATGATTGATCATGTCATTTCACATTTTGGAACGATAAAAATTAAACCTATTTCAAGTACTTTTGATATAAATCAGGACCAATATATGGTGGAGGAAGTGAAAAAAATTGGAGATAATGCAGTGATGTGTCAtagattaaattttgaaaaagttGTATTCAATTGCCACCAAGTTCGTGCAACACTTATGTAGTCTCTTTGGTAACCCCTCAAGGAGATAAAACCAAGGATTTAACTCTTTGCCACCATGACACAAGAGGAATGAACCCCGAGTTGCTTTATGAAGCTCTTAAAGTCCAACCTGGAATTGTCCCTATTTGTCATTTCATTGGAAATCAGGCTGCTGCTTGGGTACCCGATAATTCTGTTGACCATCCCTGTGTCATCTAAATGCTTACTAGTCATGCACATTATTTCCAATAAAATATATCACGGTAAAACCATGCTTGACATTTGAGGATTTCTAACTTTATGGGATCCTCATGTTCATACTAGAATTGCCTACAAATAATAGATGTATATATGGATAACTACGATGTGCAATTTTAAATTCCATGTATTCTAAATAAAGCTTGCTAGTTCTAAACTAATTAAAACTAtggtttataaatttttaatattttacctAATTTTTCGTTTTAACCTGTCATTTTTTGAAGTGTAACCTAAATTACACATTATTCAGAAACAAAACCAAATGACTAATTTGGAAAGCAAAACTATATATACCTAATTATGAACCAAATGGTATACATTTTGTACCAAAATCCATCCTTAACACCAAAATAAAAGTATTACACATAATCTTTATTTAGAGACCTCAATTTAGCTTGGCGATTGAGAATGCAAGTTATCATGCATGGAGGGCAAATAATCTTTATATGTGCATCAACTTTCCTACCACCTTGAATGAATCAATATGATTTATAGGAAAAGTTTTACATGCAACTATAACTATGAATTTAGTGGATAGTTCATTGCTCATGTCTTAAAGTAAACCTGCTCAATAGCAAGTGTTAGTTAGTTGATCTTTTTCACAATCTCCAAAAACTTTTTCGAAAATATGATTTACGGTACTTCatttatattttctaaaaaataagttaaatagAAGAGGTTGTTTTAAATATCTCtgaaaaaacatcataaaacactTCCAAAAGAATCCattaaaaaatttactttttgacTTTTAATATATTAGAAGTATCCTTCCAAAGTTTTAGTATATAAAAGCTAAGctatcaaaaattatttttaaaatggttAAAATTGAATATTTACAAGGCCTCTAAGTTCACTATGAAATGGATggaaacatttttttttcttttaaaaaacaaTTCTATTGGTTTATGCATAGATTTCTTACAATAAATCACgtgtttcatttattttaaaaaaccaaATATTTAGAATTTGATTATAGTCATTATCCTTTATAAGTATGATTATTCTTTTATTAGAGTTTTTCGGTAGGTTTCACAAactataaaatttatttacatgattgtatttttttttctaattatgttatagtttttttctattaaaattaaactaatttttcAAAGTATTTACAACCAAGAAAAACAACATTCAAGTTAGATCATTTTCCTACCTTGGAGTAGGCTATTTCAATTTCCTAAATTAAAGGGCATATTAAcaccaataaaaaaaattaaatcaaaaatttatatattaaaatgttTTGACCATAAATATTCCATGTAAATGCCAATAGTAATTTAAACTTCCACACAAAGCCTGCCAACTATACAAATGTGTCGGTTCTAAATATACTTGAAAATTAAATCTACTTAAAATATGCTTGCCTTCCATTTAATaccaaattattttgtaaatcaGCATGAATTATATAACTGATGTAAATGTTTCTACAATATATTTTACAGATGCATAAACATATTCTCACCTCTTATGGTGCTTTATTCTGAAAAATAACTTTACCATTCTCCAAAAAGAAACTTTTCTCTTGACTATAAAGAAAGGTTAGAAAAGCTAAGAATTATTTGTTAAAAGAATGAATTTTAATGATTGGAAAACTTGTTAAATGACCTGTCTACAACACCTTGATATTTAATGGCTACAATTTTATGAAGGTTTTTTTACAAATTCATAAGTGCTAAAagttgtttaattattttttagtaaaGCATGAACTTGTATAAAGAGATTACGGCATATTCTATTTTTTACAtacataaaagaagaaaaaatggtgaaaattctcAAGTTTGTATATGTTATGGTTCTGTTTATTTTCTTATCTTTTGTTGCAACAGAAGCTGGTGGTGGTAAgctattttttaaaatcttttttaaaatttatttatttgcttTGATATTCATACACAatcttttatcttatttttatatcaaattttttttctctttttcgttATAGTGCGAGTTGAATGTGAAACTGAAAAAGAATGTCCACAAAGTCCGAATGCATTTTATGTTATTAAATGTGTTGATCACTTCTGTGAATGGGTTCAAATAGATATTGATTTGATTCCATGATTACTAGACCTTGGAGACGACAAAAATATCTTACAAAGAGGAATGGGTTATTGTGCTTGCAAAATAAATGTATTGAAACTCAATTATTTTCTCggcttaattgtaattttaatttccttatttttcttaatttttcaattttggtTTGCCAGTTTTAAAATTCGGCTTCGTAATccttttttaaagtttttaattaaaattttagtcACTCTTCTAATTTGAGACTAATGTAAATGATAATGTACAATAACTAATGCaattacaaaattaaataatACATATTCCTTTTTGTTCAATGTTTTTACCaacaaaacaattgattttaCAATATACTCTACTGATGCATAAATATTTTCTCACCTCTAATGATGCTTTATTCTGAGAAATGACTTTACCATTCTCCGATAAGAAATTTTTCCCTTGACTATAAAGAAAGGTTAAAAGAGCTTAAAATGGTTTGttataaaatgaattttaatgATTGGCAAATTTGTTAAAAGGGAAAACACAacacattgatatttgatgaagGCTTTGTACAAAGTCATAAGTGTTAAAagttgtttaattatttttaataaagcaTGAACTTTATATACATTATAAAGAGATCACCACACGACATATTCTATTTAGCACATATATAAAGGAAAATAATGGCTAAAACTCTAAAGTTTGTATATGCTATGGCTCCATTTCCTTTCTTATTTCTTGTCACAATAGAAGCTGGTGGTGGTGAgctatttcattttctttttcaaatttatttatttataacctTGTACTTCACAAACAatcttttatcttattttaattaataacatttttaaacttttttttactaTAGTACACATTGAATGTGAAACTGATGAAGATTGTCAACAAAGTGTGAACGTATTTTACATTATTAAATGTATTGATCACTTTTGTGAATGGGTTGAACTGGAATTTTGATTCTAAGATTAATAGGGCTTGGAAAGTACAACAACACCCTACAAAGAAGAATTATTGTGCTAGAAAAATAAATGTATTGGAGTTCAATTATTTTACTTTAGCTAAAATGATGGTAAGACAACAAAGactattatttatgttttcttcATCTCTTTAAATTTTATTACTTCAAACTCCATCACATATAAAAATGGCTTTAATGGTTAGGTTGAAAATGCTTTctatttttaaaacataattttgtttttatgccATAATTTCGTCACATTTGTAATTTTCGAAGACTTCTATTTAaatttctcttatattttatttagcTTTTCTAGCCTGGTTTACATATTCAATACTTTGCTTTTTAAATTTCTTACACTCCACATCATCttttctctcttccacctaattaTTCAACACGcattcaacttttactcactacaatgattttcgtttaataaaattcaacaccttaccccaccacttttatttcatatttttattttcttttatgtttttgtgattatatattaataacaattgtcgattgaaattaaattaatataattaagacttaaatattttatttgaatttttttctaattcaataatttatttttattttattttttaattttatatttttaatttattttttatttgcagGTAATAAAGACGAGATATAAGAATAgtcattattaaaacaaataaaattaaaaaaaattaaaataaaatataatacactaaacacacaacctaatttaattagtacaatAGACTTAACTCACAAACAAGAATTTATTGGAGActaaatagaaaaattagagagaaagaatgaatttttttcttagtccaaatcaaatgaaccaagactctatttatagacaaaaaaatgatgaattttggtgaaaataaaaataaataaaaaattgattttctataaaataattgACCCCAAATAATTAAGGTgagataaaaatataaacaatcaTAACAATCAATAAGATTTTGTAAAGTATTATAAGTGGCCCCACtcatttctcattcaacatgttaaaATTAATTCATGTCACTTTCAACATTTCATTCAACCATTCATTGTAagtatttaattgaaaaatattttcaacACTCCATTGCAAATGGTCTTACCTAAGAGTCTTAGGTTTTAAAAGACACGGAAATTAGAATATCACTACAAAATTATAATTAACTCCTGCACAACAAATTAACTGTAGACTTTGTTGTGTTGGCAATAATTTTTGAGATCTGGGTATGACTCCATGGGTTAAACTTAATATTACTTTTGCTATAGGTTAGTCTgtgtttaatattttatattatatattttgacatgcgatttaaaagaaaaagaaaataattattatgcAATGTCAGTGTAAAATATTCTACACGGATATCACTATCATTCACAATTGATATTTGATGTGTGATTGAGAAAAAGTCAaatttttacaaaattttaaCGATTATGATTCACGGacagtataattttttttttacgtatatctcaattaaattaaaaaaaaaattgttggaaAATGTTTTCCACTAAAAATATAACTCACAAACAATCACAATCACCATTGATTCTTTATTTACCATTGATCATGATCCAAAAACTACTCATAAGAAATTATTGATCAAGAGCTATAAACCTAAAACACAAACAACACAATTCGAAAATACTCATAAAATAAAGATATAACAGGCGTGTGAATGAAGGCACAATATCCTTAAAGATTTATTCGCCAAAAACAAAAATCCCATAAGAATATTGAGCAAACTCTTGTGAAAAGATTTAGGATAACAAAATTAACAGAAACATATTCCCTCTATTCCGAATTATAAGATGCTTTGAAGAAAAAATTATCCcaaattaaattactttataattCCAATGCAACATTAATacagtatatttttttaatatatcctCTATTATTAttactctttctttttcatactattttaatttcgtttttcaATATAATTATTGAAGAACATTTTTGTAAAGTTGTACATCATTTCACTTTTTCATAAACTCAATTAAATTGTCATCCACTAACAATATTAAGTAATTAATGCATTGATTTTTGGCACCGATATTTACTTGGGGCTTCGTCTTTAATAGGTCGTAGTAAGAAGACTACCTTTTCTTTCATCAAGGATCGTATCTGCAGGAAACGTATCAATTCATGGAGGGGTAGGTCATTGTCCAGGGCAGGTAAAGAGACTATGATTAAGTCTGTGCTTCAGGCTATCCCGACTTATATTATGAGTGTTTTCCTTCTTCCGGATGGTGTGATTGATGATATATTGAGAAAATGCTCAATTCTTTCTGGTGGGGAGGTGGATCTAATAGTAAAGGAATTCGATGGATGACATGGGAAAAATTGACAGTTTCGAAGGAGGAAGGGGGTTTGGGTTTTAGGGATTTTCGAGCTTTTAACATGGCTATGGTAGCTAAACAGGGATGGTTTATCATGTCTAATCCTCAGGCTCTTGTGTCCAGAGTTTTCAAAGCAAGTATTTGGAAGGCTCGGGAGGTCCTAACTTTGGGATGTAGGTGGAGTATTGGTGATGGGAGCAACATAAAAGTCATGCACGAACCTTGGCTCCGTGGAAATAGTGAGGGTTGTTTGGATGGTCCACAAGTGCAAGTTACAAAGGATATCCTACAAGTTCCCTTAGTAGAGGAGGTGATGGTCGACAGATTAGTATGGAAGGAAGAACAACATGGAATGTATAGCGTCAGGTCGGGGTATCGTATTTGGAGGAAGGCGAGGAAAAGATATGAAGGGGTGACTGCTGATGATAATTGGAATAGCCTATGGAAGATATCGGCACCGGCTAGAGTTAAACATCTCCTTTGGAGGATTTGTAAGGATTTCCTTCCGACGAGAGTGCGACTCCGCAAATATCATGTTCCATGCATTCCTAATTGTCCGTCTTGTGATAACGGGTCTGAAGATGCTTGGCATATCTTTTTTGGGTGCTCTGAGGCAATTTCCTCCTGGCGGGCTTCAGGTTTGTATGATGTTATAATTAACCGTCTTCACTCCTTCCAAGATGCTAAATCTGTTATCTTAGATATATGTTGCAAGGAAGATAGTAATCTTGCTGGTAGAGTAGCGGTACTGATAGAAggtttgtggaagaatagaaatgaTTTGGTTTGGAATAATGAGAAAGAAGATGCTACTAAACTTGGTTGGCTAGCATTGCACAAGTGGCAAGAATGGTCTTCTGCTCAATGAAATCAGCACTCCGGAGGTATTGAGGAGAATTTATTACAATGGCATCCGCCACCGATTGGTTCCTTTAAGTGTAATGTGGATGCGGATTTTAACCGTCAGTTAGGTACCACAAACCGTTGATGGTGCCTCTGAGATGATCACGGCGACTTTGTTGCTGCTGGAGCTGCATGGGATGGTGGTACTTTATCTACTCTAGAAGCGGATGCCTTAGCCCTCAAGGAAGCTATCCATGGTATTAGTTCCTTTCACCTTGGTTATGTTTTGTTTGAAAGCGATTCTCAGTTGGTAGTTCAAGGTTTAAGATCAAACGCTTGTGGCAGCTCGGAGTTTAATTGTATTATTTCTTCTATGAAATTGTTGCTATTAGATTTTCTcaactttgaggttaagtttgtaaagcgtcaagcgaatatggttgctcacactttagctaaggcggccaattccTGGACTCGACGCATGTTATTTGATGAGGTTCCTCCTTGTATTTCCTCTTATATACATAATGAAAGAAGTTAAgtttgattttgtcaaaaaaaaaaacatataaattaatatatcatTAAATTGTATTTAGTTTTCTTGGTATGAGATTAACCTCATTTGGTTGGATAATGTGAAGTTTAATAAAGTATTATCCTTTTGAAAGAAATGAATGTGATGTTGTGATATATTTAGTCACTGTGATTTCTTGGCACACGTTATTCTTAAGTCTAATCATCTCAGGAGTAGATAACAGTTTTTCAAGTTGATGAATCGTTGAACAAAtagatttaaaatattaatatagtaAGTAGCAAGTAGACATACATtgtttatttagttattttaGGTATAAAAGGCTAAAACCATAGAGAGTGAATAAGACAAATTTTACTTGAAGTGCATTGATACTTTTTTGTGAGGCTTAGCCATAAGTACATT includes these proteins:
- the LOC131619362 gene encoding uncharacterized protein LOC131619362 → MVKILKFVYVMVLFIFLSFVATEAGGVRVECETEKECPQSPNAFYVIKCVDHFCEWYLILINNIFKLFFTIVHIECETDEDCQQSVNVFYIIKCIDHFCEWVELEF